One Besnoitia besnoiti strain Bb-Ger1 chromosome VIII, whole genome shotgun sequence DNA segment encodes these proteins:
- a CDS encoding hypothetical protein (encoded by transcript BESB_083040), with amino-acid sequence MSPPRAPPPATSRSSGSSGRPAAPPQSNRLSSSSYSSSSSSLSRSSSSSGRSASPSAKGGVGPAPSSSAPRKPSQAAASTSQNSSASSASSASSSSSSSASSSFPAAASAPAVLHRDSREVAAEVTPIAPRLALAAISPPALPSSLPALLAAPGAVAKRNADDRSDARENESQEGEGTRGAGVGGGQNAVSAATLQFFQALAALEGDGERLALPSAAAHGGCFKREGKDDGEGAEDAEMLEAGDDEVKDATETCGASSRFFSSFQAAQTVAELTLLHDLMEPPFTHFASHLRPAGAGDAKDAKSGAAPLAERENGVAAPSDKTGACARAKSDGESRRERPPALLQQVCGRAMLQRAFLGLAAVRTLDNALDRVWETVTECMYTRQKVRRLEQEEAAHAAQQEGEDAQKEAEKSDAAGSMKASPSASGSPLAETSSSPDEKAAAKDGEASQLAVARVKTPAAIEARMKKLEDWYWQVQNCLSPSLTSDLQEEALGAVASPSPPSSSEAASESSLTLLRRQLVQLQWRSIPLDVLRLRAQSRTLCSLQQEAEDLLHSVAHGRNFAVSEEERAKYRQLLVHRKTNEENAFQTPAFDAFMLHLRARRTEVQAPADGEDAHSSLYAAALAAVAASKAGEEGCERAHETLLLLLNSELQERIKEKEKLEEIKRQREQAERQEEALSVKASQFPKKLRQLQQVLKELDQMCVSFLSSCAADKKEVEFPAEAKRLPAPLLSLFSSFFFHSRLSGDSAIVRLSVEGSSFRKRKREREEAEAKDDAAKKRIRADGADDKEKDLRESEAEKMGKKEESETEKEQAQDAKDRLEKLHEKEVRVELAPDPHLSLPPLFLAAAGSSRTASANGGGASLSSGKTGKHQQTEGEAKRPQPAELSSSSVFPLALVFRYNASLEVALLHSRLPSNALPHPTIPFLHHLFPGNFADLGEMPGDLDPNQGWLFNWVASMACLPPPPGCCASAHVNMKDFLAAVRRRVYARLWSLQLLHHYCRQPSGPPPVQALHSLLLLLPSPGTTLADCVCFSPIPAEEFVALSAASHADAALFSRCGAAGEREAAAGASAAPSTGGRKKTESESVWRRLHDAFFEDEDAVGIKAIFASQDRRVFALIKVFLNDNPAQFRLFEENAPPPLPPSEGPEMRKERQAEDGDAAEGDDAREERRDESEETTPAASLEALEEMVNVTVVDRFASHPPKLSLGILAAQVEYLKCGVERYVRGEALPRSATEAKALEPKKGATHDRRMAGGESLREAEGFGAGDEEDVETVD; translated from the exons atgtcgcctcctcgcgcccctCCTCCAGCTACGTCTCGTTCCTCGGGAAGTAGTGGCAgacctgctgcgccgccccaATCCAACCgactctcttcttcctcttattcttcttcctcttcttctctgtcacgctcttcgtcgtcttccgggcgctctgcgtctccctccgccaAGGGCGGGGTTggccccgcgccctcctcgtctgcgcctcgcaagccctcgcaggctgctgcctccACCTCGCAGAACTCCAGCGCCTCATCTGCATCTAgtgcttcctcttcttcttcctcgtctgcttcctcttcttttcctgccgctgcttcggcgcccgcggtTCTGCATAGAGACTCCCGCGAGGTTGCTGCGGAGGTGACTCCAATTGCGCCTCGGCTGGCGTTGGCGGCGATCTCCCCTCCGGCCCTCCCCTCCTCCTTGCCTGCGCTGCttgcggcgcctggcgcggtTGCCAAGAGAAACGCCGACGACCGGAgtgacgcgcgagagaacgaGAGTCAGGAAGGAGAGGGGACGAGGGGCGCCGGCGTTGGTGGCGGTCAGAAtgcagtctctgcggcgacgctgcagtTTTTTCAAGCGCTGGCAGCCCTCGAGGGTGATGGAGAACGCCTGGCCTTAccttcggccgccgcccacggTGGCTGTTTCAAAAGGGAGGGCAAAGACGATGGCgagggggcggaggacgcggaaatgctagaggcaggcgacgacgaggtaaaggacgcgacggagacgtGCGGCGCatcttctcgcttcttctcctcgttcCAGGCGGCTCAGACAGTCGCAGAGCTCACTCTGCTGCACGACTTGATGGAGCCGCCCTTCACCCATTTTGCTTCGCATTTGCGGCCGGCGGGGGCTGGAGAtgcgaaggacgcgaagagtggcgcagccccgctcgccgagcgagagaacggagtggcggcgccgagcgacaaAACAGGCGCCTGTGCGCGCGCAAAGAGCGACGGTGAGAGCCGCAGGGAGCGCCCGCCTGCTCTGCTTCAGCaggtctgcgggcgcgccatgctgcagcgcgccttcTTGGGCCTCGcagctgtacgtacactcgACAACGCGCTGGACCGAGTGTGGGAGACCGTGACcgagtgtatgtacacccgACAGAAGGTTCGCCGGCTGgagcaggaggaggctgcacacgccgcgcagcaggagggagaagatGCGCAAAAGGAAGCTGAGAAGTCCGACGCGGCAGGAAGCATGAAAGCTTCGCCCTCTGCATCGG GGAGTCCTCTCGCGGAGACGTCCTCTTCTCCAGACGAGAAAGCGGCTGCgaaggacggcgaagcgtcGCAGCTGGCCGTGGCGCGCGTCAAGACGCCAGCGGCTATCGAAGCGAGGATGAAGAAGCTCGAAGACTG GTATTGGCAGGTTCAGAACTgcctgtcgccttcgctcaCCTCGGACTTACAGGAGgaggccctcggcgccgtggCCTCGCCATCGCCTCCATCCTCGTCGGAGGCGGCCTCTGAGTCTTCGCTCACGCttctgcggaggcagctggTGCAGCTGCAGTGGCGGAGCATTCCCCTGGacgtgctgcgcctgcgagcccAGAGCCGCACTCTCtgctcgctgcagcaggaagcGGAGGATCTTTTGCACTCGGTCGCGCACGGCCGAAATTTTGCGGTctccgaggaggagcggGCTAAGTACCGCCAGCTGCTGGTGCATCGCAAGACCAACGAAGAGAACGCCTTCCAGACGCCCGCCTTCGACGCCTTCATGCTGcatctccgcgcgcggcgcacggAGGTGCAGGCccccgcagacggcgaagacgcacacaGCTCGCTCTACGCCGCGGCCctggcggcggtcgccgcctcgaaggccggcgaggagggctgCGAACGCGCCCACGAgactctcctcctcctgctcAACTCCGAGCTCCAGGAGAGAAtcaaagaaaaagaaaaactcGAAGAAATCAAGCGACAGCGCGAACAG GCGGAGCGGCAGGAAGAGGCCCTGTCTGTGAAGGCGTCGCAGTTCCCCAAGAAGCTgcgacagctgcagcaggtgcTCAAGGAGCTTGACCAGATGTGTGTCTCCTTTCTGTCGAGTTGTGCGGCGGACAAGAAGGAGGTTGAGTTCCCGGCCGAAGCCAAGCGTCTGCCGGCGCCACTTCTgtcgctcttctcctccttcttctttcaCTCGCGGCTCTCGGGAGACTCCGCGATCGTGCGGCTGAGCGTGGAGGGTTCGTCGTTTCGGAAGCgaaagcgcgagcgcgaggaagcggaggcgaaggacgacgcggcgaagaaacgcatcagggccgacggcgcagacgacaaAGAGAAAGACCTGCGGGAAtcggaggcagagaagatggggaagaaggaggagagcgaaacaGAGAAGGAGCAGGCTCAAGACGCGAAAGACAGACTGGAGAAACTCCACGAGAAAGAAGTCCGCGTCGAGCTCGCCCCGGATCCCCACCTCTCTCTCCCG ccgctttttctggctgcggcgggctcgaGCCGCACAGCTTCGGCGAACGGGGGAGGggcatctctctcttcggGGAAGACGGGGAAGCATCAGCAGACtgaaggcgaggcgaagcgcccgcagccggcggagcTGTCGAGCTCCTCTGTCTTTCCTCTCGCCCTGGTCTTCCGCTACAACGCGAGCCTCGAGGTCGCCCTGCTGCACTCGCGTCTCCCCTCAAACGCGCTGCCTCACCCGACGATTCCTTTCCTTCATCACCTGTTTCCCG GGAACTTTGCGGATCTCGGCGAAATGCCCGGCGATCTCGACCCGAA TCAGGGTTGGCTGTTCAACTGGGTCGCGTCGATGgcgtgtctgcctccgcctccggggtgctgcgcctctgcgcacgTGAACATGAAGGACTTTCTGGCAGCCGTCCGTCGCAGAG tcTACGCACGTCTGTGGTCGCTTCAGCTTCTTCATCACTACTG ccgGCAGCCGTCAGGCCCGCCGCCAGTGCAGGCGCTGcattcgcttcttcttctgttgCCGTCGCCGGGCACGACGCTCGCCGACTGCGTGTGCTTCTCCCCGATTCCGGCGGAGGAGTTTGTGGCGctttccgcggcttcgcatGCGGACGCGGCGCTTTTCTCGCGTTGCGgggctgccggcgagcgcgaggccgcggccggaGCCTCCGCGGCCCCGAGCACaggcggaagaaagaagacCGAATCCGAGAGCGTGTGGAGGCGGCTCCATGACGCCTTcttcgaagacgaagacgcggtGGGGATCAAGGCGATCTTCGCGTCGCAGGACCGGCGCGTTTTTGCGCTCATCAAAGTCTTCCTGAATGACAA ccccgcccagttccgcctcttcgaggaaaacgcgcctccgcccctgcCCCCTTCTGAAGGCCCAGAGATGCGGAAAGAGCGACAAGCagaagacggagacgcggcggagggcgacgacgctcgcgaggagagacgagacgagagcgaagagaccACTCCCGCAGCCTCCCTCGAG GCCCTCGAGGAGATGGTGAATGTGACGGTCGTCGACCGGTTCGCCTCGCATCCGCCAAAGCTATCTCTCGGCATTTTGGCGGCTCAAGTCGAATACCTCAAG TGCGGAGTGGAGCGGTACGTTCGAGGGGAGGCGTTGCCGCGGAGCGCcacggaggcgaaggcgctcgagccgaagaagggcgcgacGCACGACAGGCGGATGGCGGGCGGGGAGTCCCTGCGAGAGGCTGAAGGattcggcgcgggcgacgaggaagacgtcgAGACTGTCGACTAG
- a CDS encoding hypothetical protein (encoded by transcript BESB_083030), producing the protein MHPRQSEPGGAAGGGLGPPSGVVGLPGATLGREETGLYGAGAPPAALHAFLRPSSPASANADAAPAGQAAFSGYANALGPPASLYAAPGGVPLSVASLSSLALSGAAPPGPGNPAAHLAGLALQHQVPQSGAGAIPGFANPALFAAAAHPLASAGRAAAQTVVPRSSLVHAGVPLQAAAPEGPGISLGGARKSHPAAGLQQVPGGVLPPGAAGSGFLPVSAGGLLVQQGYVSTAGLVSVTPQQSRNLANAAAATAALAAQAAEATAAARRAGAQPATGPSGGPGVSHPPSGGKGGGGRSSSKGGGKKQAVSQASAVVDSGVSAGAQHTGPPAAAGRDSAGSEGAHGAVKGDRETDSASQWAPSGASSVVSQLPRRQAAPGPAADVSGGAHHAGPQKGKAGDGGTGVSSSAARGPAGPAGGGERDEAGLSRETSRNKPQTQGGGRRDGSRGALTSGAGAWTAAGGVYLGEDVLTAVAVEDESLRWSLFISNALRWAAAPALDYDVSDGGWGATPEETDGTGDIPQRGPPPGDPAAAQATEGGGRGTDEGAASAARGTGESAPVGDPCSGLAPLSLQPHVFLKPGSRNACGVSEERDEEEVERQQRRACQARERLRRKARLLEARERLRSHAGAGGVQKQSEKDAGAGLFGFRSEAGGGDKAEGVGFDPPRGDSPHGSGEVGAHDLNGAVSAAPSSRGLWGESGTETGGDDGDALGGGSGGDMGYLRDSGLEDDELEEEEEEEDPGLLRVLGVCCTAFVEEVMASAASYAVTLRSSSSLPAAPLSSSLQSALPCPQPSAARFSGPSAPEASAAPAAERGGLAVGSVCGAAAAVALESGGTGRAVEVTKQHVDLALERLWGESTVQRLLQGIRERKRANRARLRQLEAVGVAARLAKAGGRATAGDAEEGEAAEGGRALPRAGREAKVLGAGGEEARAHEEDEDMLAEELFLGGCFGDDGNEGEADTPKEDLAAAALPASPGGRGPAAPWAEGEASEVAHAAAGGLSPDLLYYKEALETSARWDEIDRLVARDPFAPFASFHADLAQAEYVLTQRHLQKTLELHAQRARDRSPAKEPREKRVTREEEGPFALGEAAAADDDSVKGLLAKAQALAQRNREKVAQKAVDEEMQVEGAGGGRDQDGEDLLFQAFDFSNSSLALLAHPSASLSLPVDSEHCVNSGTAADGLFVQGGVSGAENGRQGAAPEEAFSPDAPVSSATFFEEEDFLMEQRGGAGAFVEPREGDIAVAAEGGEATEDGTGLRSEGERQSPLSAPEAAAARDDAEPGGGLEEGGLDQALEDELEESLLMGMDGGGSLGEAAAGPGDGEPAAGCMRDDEDSDLFAAAPGFSAEEIGQEASGEDLLQDGAEARAGGRVYAHDATEFSHADAQGEEDGDVDLEEELFAGLEEDDG; encoded by the coding sequence ATGCATCCGCGGCAGTCTGAaccgggcggcgctgccggcggagggCTAGGCCCGCCCTCCGGCGTGGTCGGGCTCCCTGGCGCAACCCTGGGCcgggaggagacaggcctgtacggcgcgggggcgccccctgcggcgctccACGCCTTCCTTCGGCCCTCGAGCCCTGCGAGCGCgaacgccgacgcggcgcctgctggtcAAGCTGCTTTCAGCGGCTACGCGAATGCCTTAGGACCTCCGGCCTCGCTGTATGCTGCGCCGGGAGGCGTCCCGCTCTCTGTCGCGTCGTTGTCTTCACTCGCGCtttcgggcgcggcgcccccgGGGCCTGGAAACCCCGCGGCCCACCTTGCTggcctcgcgctccagcaCCAGGTACCGCAGTCAGGAGCGGGGGCGATCCCCGGCTTCGCCAATCCGGCTCTCtttgctgctgcggcgcaccccctcgcctccgcagggagggcggctgcgcagactGTGGTGCCGCGGTCGTCGCTTGTCCACGCTGGAGTCCccctgcaggccgccgcgcccgagggGCCGGGCATCTCCCTCGGGGGGGCGCGAAAGAGCCATCCAGCCGCGGGTCTGCAGCAGGTCCCCGGCGGCGTCTTGCccccgggggcggcgggctccGGCTTCTtgcccgtctccgccggagGGCTGTTGGTGCAGCAGGGCTACGTCTCCACCGCAGGCCTCGTGAGTGTGACCCCACAGCAGAGCAGGAACCTCGCCAACGCCGCGGCTGCAACCGCCGCCcttgcggcgcaggcggccgaagcgacggcggcggctcgccgagcCGGAGCCCAGCCTGCGACGGGGCCCTCAGGTGGCCCGGGGGTCTCTCACCCCCCCTCCGGGGGAaagggcggcggaggtcgATCCTCATCGAAGGGCGGTGGAAAGAAGCAGGCCGTCAGTCAGGCGAGCGCGGTCGTGGACAGCGGAGTCTCCGCTGGAGCCCAGCACACGGGGCcaccggcggccgcagggcgcgACTCTGCCGGCAGTGAAGGGGCTCACGGCGCGGTcaaaggcgacagagagactGACTCAGCCTCTCAGTGGGCCCCGTCGGGAGCCTCGAGCGTCGTGAGTCAACTCCccaggcgccaggcggctCCAGGCCCGGCCGCGGACGtctcgggcggcgcgcaccACGCAGGGCCACAGAAGGGCAAGGCCGGAGACGGAGGGACaggtgtctcctcgtcggcggcgagagggccGGCGGGGcccgctggcggaggcgagcgggacGAAGCGGGGCTGAGCCGCGAGACGAGCCGCAACAAGCCTCAAACACAGggaggcgggagacgcgacggGTCACGGGGGGCACTTaccagcggcgcaggggcgtGGACAGCGGCTGGAGGAGTTTACCTTGGCGAGGATGTGCTGAcggcggtcgccgtcgaAGACGAAAGTCTCCGCTGGTCTCTGTTCATCAGCAACGCGCTCAGgtgggcggcagcgcccgcaCTCGACTACGACGTCAGCGATGGAGGCTGGGGCGCGACtccggaggagacagacgggACAGGAGACATTCCCCAGCGGGGGCCTCCTCCTGGCGAccccgctgcggcgcaggcgacagagggtggagggcgaggcacagacgagggcgccgcctcagccgccaGGGGGACGGGGGAAAGCGCGCCGGTCGGGGATCCTTGCAGCGGCTtggctcctctctcccttcaGCCTCACGTGTTTCTCAAACCCGGCTCCCGGAATGCTTGCGGAGTCTCCGAGGAAAGGGATGAGGAGGAGgtggagcggcagcagcgccgcgcttgTCAAGCACGAGAGCGGCTTCGCCGCaaggcgcgcctgctggaggCTCGGGAGCGTCTGCGGTctcacgcaggcgccggcggggtgCAGAAGCAGTCCGAGAAGGACGCTGGGGCCGGTCTCTTTGGCTTCAGGtcggaggccggcggcggagacaaggCGGAAGGCGTGGGCTTCGACCCGCCCcgcggcgactcgccgcATGGGTCGGGCGAGGTCGGCGCGCATGACTTGAATGGCGCTGTGTCAGCTGCACCATCCAGCCGCGGGCTATGGGGCGAGTCCGGaacggagacaggaggcgatgacggcgacgcgttgggcggcggctccggcggcgaTATGGGGTATCTGCGGGATTCGGGtctcgaggacgacgagctggaagaggaggaagaggaagaagacccCGGGCTCCTCCGAGTGCTgggcgtctgttgtacagCCTTCGTTGAAGAAGTGAtggcctctgctgcgtcttaCGCGGTCACCCTGCGCagctcgtcctcgctgccggcggcgccgctctcatCTTCGCTTCAGTCCGCTCTTCCCTGCCCTcagccctccgccgcgcgcttttCAGGGCCCTCTGCGCccgaggcgtccgcggcgcctgccgcagagcgaggaggtTTGGCGGTCGGAAGTGTCTGcggagcagccgcggcagttGCGCTCGAAAGCGGAGGGACAGGCCGAGCCGTAGAGGTGACTAAGCAGCACGTCGACTTGGCACTCGAGCGACTCTGGGGCGAGAGCACTGTccagcgtctgctgcaggggattcgcgagagaaagagagcaaatcgcgcccgccttcggcagctcgaggcggtcggcgtcgccgctcgacTCGCCAAGGCGGGCGGCCGAGCGaccgcgggagacgcggaggagggcgaggcggcggagggcggtcGAGCGCTCCCCCGCGCTgggcgggaggcgaaggtgctgggcgcgggcggagagGAAGCCAGGGCgcacgaagaggacgaagacatGCTGGCAGAGGAGTTATTCTTAGGGGGCTGTTTCGGCGATGACGggaacgaaggcgaagcggacACGCCTAAGGAAGACctggcagcggctgcgctccctgcgtctcctgggGGCCGGGGGCCCGCTGCGCCAtgggcggagggggaggcgagcgaggtggcgcatgcggccgctGGGGGGTTGTCGCCAGATCTCCTGTACTACAAAGAGGCGCTGGAAACCAGCGCACGGTGGGACGAGATCGATCGTCTCGTGGCGCGCGATCCCTTtgcgcccttcgcctccttccacGCCGACCTCGCGCAGGCAGAATACGTCCTCACGCAGCGGCATCTGCAGAAGACGCTGGAGCtacacgcgcagcgcgcgcgagaccggAGCCCTGCGAAGgagccgagagagaagcgcgtAACTCGAGAGGAAGAGGGTCCCTTCGCGCtgggagaggccgcggctgcggacgaCGACTCCGTGAAGGGCTTGCTCGCCAAAGCccaggcgctggcgcagcgaaACCGAGAGAAAGTCGCGCAGAAGGCAGTGGACGAAGAGATGCAGGtggaaggcgccggcggaggccgcgaccaagacggcgaagacctCCTTTTCCAGGCCTTCGACTTCTCCAactcctcgctcgccctcctcgcgcatCCCTCCGCCTCACTGTCCTTACCTGTAGATTCGGAGCACTGCGTGAACTCTGGAACGGCGGCCGATGGCCTCTTCGTTCAGGGCGGAGTCTCGGGCGCGGAGAACGGAAGGcaaggcgcagcgcccgagGAGGCGTTTTCGCCAGACGCGCCTGTGTCCAGCGCGACGTTCTTCGAGGAAGAGGACTTCCTCATGGAAcagcggggcggcgcaggcgcctttgTAGAGCCGCGGGAAGGAGACATCGCTGTGGCGGCAGAGGGCGGTGAAGCCACTGAGGACGGAACGGGGCTCCGAAGCGAAGGGGAGCGGCAGAGTCCTTTAtccgcgcctgaggcggcggccgccagggacgacgcagagccgGGGGGCGGtctcgaggaaggcggccTCGATCAGGCGCTCGAGGACGAACTGGAAGAAAGTCTGCTCATGGGGATGGACGGCGGCGGGTCGCtgggcgaggcagccgcggggccgggcgacggagagcccgcggcgggctgcatgcgagacgacgaagacagcgacctgtttgccgccgcgcctggtTTTTCGGCGGAAGAGATTGGTCaagaggcgagcggagaggaTCTTCTGCAGgacggggcggaggcgcgagcaggGGGGCGGGTCTACGCACACGACGCGACAGAGTTTTcgcacgccgacgcgcaAGGAGAAGAGGATGGGGACGTGGACCTGGAAGAAGAGCTCTTTGCAGGgctggaggaagacgacggatAA
- a CDS encoding cytochrome b (encoded by transcript BESB_083050), which yields MFLAYYAVLKVIPSKTGGLLVFMSSLISLALLSKMRALNTRMLIRQHFMTRKVVSEWVLIWVYGMIFLIIIGSATPRATYILYGRLATIVYLTNGLVLCLY from the exons ATG tttttagcatattatgcggtgttaaaagtaatcccatccaaaaccggtggtctgttagtatttatgtcctctctcattagCCTAGCTCTTTTATCAAAAATGCGAGCTTTAAATACCCGgatgttgatacgacaacattttatgactcgaaaaGTAGTCAGTGAATGGGTACTTATTTGGGTATACGGTATGATCTTtttgattattattggtagtgctacTCCACGggcgacttatatcttatatggtagattagctactatcgtgTATCTTACTAacggattggttctatgcttatactaa